The nucleotide window ggtggctcagcggtttaacacctgcctttggcccaggccgcgatcctggagtcccggcatcgagtcccacatcgggctcccggcatggggcctacttctccctcctcctgtgtctctgcctctctctctctctctctctctctctctctctgtgtctatcataaataaataaataaataaataaataaataaataaataaataaataaatcttaaaaaataaaattaaaataatttattaaaaaaaaagaaaatctctctaGTTCTGAGTCTGGTTTCCCTTTGTTAGATGTCAACTTATTTGTAAGATAATGGAAGGCATGAGGTACAGGACAGGATTTTATAGGTTTACTCAGCAAtgacttctgttttctgaaacaTGGCAGACTAGATTTTCTGGAACCACCAAACAAGTATATTGGATATacggatgtgtgtgtgtgtgtgtgtgtgtgtgtgtgtgtgtgtatcaaagaACTGACAAGATAGCAAGGAATTATGATGGCAAAATTTTAGTCAATTTTAATAGAACCCAGATAACCCAGATATAGGGTCAAGATTGAAGCACCTTTTGCCCTACAGATATTGGCTGAACAAGGGAGTTTGAAAGTATGCAGACAGGAATGCAAACCGATCGGCCTCATTTTAAGTTGGCACCCTACAGAACTAACTTTGATGGAAGGGTAAATGGGAGGTAAACCTGAACCACATTCTCATCCCTATGGTTTGTAGGGAAAAGTGCCTTGGAATTGCCTTGCAGAGGGAAtctgtttttgattatttttaaccACAAGCCAGAATGCACAGTGATCTTAAGTGGTCAAAAAAGATCAATCTATAAATTTAGTGGAGAATAGTCTTGGAACATAGTGCCcaatacatcaattaaaaaaaaaagaaaagaaaaacagcaaacaatGCAATTGTCAAACAGATAAAATTGAAGggatatttcacaaaagaaatccaaatgagTTTGAGTACTTTTATATAAGCGGTACTCAAACTTATTAGTAATCagggaaattaaaaccacaattaaaTACCAATAAATAGTCACTAGAGCAGCAGATATTGAAGCGTGACTATACTTGTGTTGGCAAACACGTGGAATAATAGGAACTCATACAACTGTGGTGGGGGTGAATGTCAATCAATACAACTATACTGAAAAACAATACAGCATTATATATCAATATTAGAAAAGTATATGCTCTATAATCCAGAACTTCCCCTGTTGAGTATACATCACAGGGAAAAGTTAACAACTAAGTGCCAACATATATGTAAAAGAATTATTTGTAGTAGTATTGCTTGTAGTtaccccaaactggaagcaattaaaatatacaagaaacaataaaatggatACTGAAATTGCTGCCTTTAGTAATACAATCCAGTATCATTAAGATAAGAAAgctgaaacacagagagatacaATCGTTTACCCCAAATCACACATATGTTATACGACCGAGGTGGGGTTTGCCTCCAAGCAATCAAACCCTAAAGTCCTTAGGTAATATATGGCATTGCCTCTCGTAAATTTGTCCTGTGGGAAGTGGATGATACTACGTTGATCTATACGAAATTGATCTTTTTgtaaatcaagagttgaatgctagCAGATTCATATAGTTCAACCTCACAGTTCTCTTAAGTTCTGATTCTATTTGGTCTGAAATCCCCTTGTACAGTGTAGCAGCCTATTCTAGTTTTCTCAGTCAAAAAGACTTTCCATACTGTCTCTTATTGGTGAAAAAAAGTTTCATCTGTTCTTTTCCTCTAAAAGCCATCATTGCTAAAGAACCTTGGTTGCTTCTTTAttccagttttcattttattaagggACTGTGGCCAAGAAATACAGTCTTTGGCATGCATTTGTACTAGTCACGCACTTCTGGGCAACAGCCTCTTCCCAAATTAAAAAACccgtaagaatttttttttaagattttatttatttaatcatgagagacagagagagagacagagagaggcagagacacaggcagagggagaagcaggctccatgcagggagcactatgcgggactagatcccgggactccaggatcacgccccggtctgaaggcggcgctaaaccactgggccacccaggctgccccgtaAGAATCTTTTTGTCGAAGAGTGAaccagagaggcagggagagagtgaAAGCAAGTGATATctttagagagatttttttttctgcttcctatTTCTATCTTGAAGCCCCATAATCCACTTGCAGATCTCCCAAcccgccctctccctctctctccatgttcGGCTCCCACTCCCTCAGGCCTggcacctccctctctcttcctggtTGGAAGCCCCCGAAACCAAAAAAGTGAAaccaagagaaacaaacaaaacaaatacattggTCCAGACAACCAACTGATAAAACTTtgcaaaagagaaacaaaaaagaaaaaagtaaccaACCTCAACCAACCAGAGCCCGAGCCAGCCGGGGGCGCCCTCCTACATCCTGTCgcacagtcacacacacaaaaggctGTGCGACTGAACCCGAGATCAGAAGCCGCCATAGTCCACAGCCAGGGGAGCAGGAACGACCCACGCGGCCCCCACGGATATGGAAAAGGTAACGGACACCGGGCCCCCCCCCCAGGATGAGATGCCTGGCTCGCAGGGCAGCCAGGTCTTACAGGTGCCTCCTGGGCCAGACCCACCACCCCCCAGTGCCCAGTACGAGCCGCAGACACCCAGCAAAGAGGGCCCAGCCCGCACACTGGAGGAAATGGCGGCTGGCAGCGAGGGCACCCTTGGTGGCTCCAGTGGTGACAAggagcagccgccgccgccgcagcagcCGCCACCGCAGCAGCAGCCAAAGCTACTGCTCAAACCGCGGCCGCGGCCCAAGCCACGGCTGCTGCCCAAAGCTCAGGCTCTGCCGCGGCCGCCGCCCAGGGCTCGGGctctgccgctgccgctgcccaAGCTGCTGCCACAGCAAGTGCTgctgcctcagcctcagcctcagcctcaacTGCAGCCGCTGCCACAGCCTCCGCCTCAGCCGCGGCCTCAACTGCAGCCCCGGCCTCAGCCGCAGCCTCAACTGCAGCCGCGGCCTCAACTGCAGCCCCGGCCTCAGCCGCAGCCTCAACTGCAGCCGCGGCCTCAACTGCAGCCACAACTGCAGCCGCAGCCTCAACTGCAGCCGCGGCCTCAGCCGCAGCCTCAActgcagccgcagccgcagcctcAGCCGCAGCCTCaaccgcagccgcagccgcagcctcAGCCGCAGCCTCAActgcagccgcagccgcagcctcAACTGCAGCCGCAGCCGCGAGCACAAGGGCAGCCGCCCATCAATTGCCTGGTGTGTGGCGACAAGTCAAGCGGCAAGCACTATGGCCAATTCACCTGCGAGGGCTGCAAGAGCTTCTTCAAGCGCAGTGTGGGCAAGAACCTGACCTTCACATGTCAAGCCAACCAAGATTGTCGCGTTGACCAGTACCGCCGCAACCAGTGCCAGTTCTGCCGCCTCAAAAAATGCATCGACGTGGGTATGAAACGGGAAGCGGTGCACAGGAACAGGATGctgcccgcgccgccgccccaaGGGCAGTTTACGTTGGCCAACGGGGAAATTCTCAACTCCCAGACTAACCTGTCTGGATATATTTCTCTGCTGATCCACGCCGAGCCATATCCGCTGTCTGGGTCAGGCAGCCAGGACGTGCAGCCCAACGATGTCTTGATCCTTGAGAATATCTGCGAACAGGCTGCTCGTGTGCTCTTCGGTGCTGTTGAATGGGCCCGGAAGATACCTTTCTTCCCTGACCTGGAGGTGAATGACCAAGTGGCCCTGCTTCACCTCACCTGGTGTGACCTGTTCATGCTCAACTGGGCACAGTGCTCCATGCCCGCCCAGGTCCTCCCCTTCCTGGCCGCCACCAGCTTACACACCTCCCCGGGGTCCTCCGACCAGGTGGCCGTCTTTACGGAAAACGTACAGATGCTCCAAGACCAAATGGAGAAGTTCAAAGCTCTGCACGTCGACCCTGCCGAGTACAGCTGCCTCAAGGCCATCATCCTGTTTGCTCCAGATGCCCCTGGTCTCTCTGATACAGTCAATGTGGAAAGCTGGCAGGAAAAGTCCCAGTGTGCGCTGGAACAATACGTTAGAAGGCAGTACTCCAACCAACCAATGAGATTCGGAAAGCTTTTGCTTCGCCTCACTTCTCTCCGCGCAGTCCCCTCCTCAGTGGTAGAGCAattattttttgtccatttggTGGGTAAAACCCCCATCAAAATCCTTATCCGAGACATACTACTGTCAGGTGGCAGTGGTAACTAGCCATatatggcaattaaaaaaaataaaacgaaaagAAGAGGAAcggaagcagagaaagagaaaaggcaaaatactGGTTTGTTTAAATTCTTCTGTTAAAGGGTATATGTTGCAAGTTCactaaaagaagagaaggaaataatttaatggacggttagtttaaaaaaaaatagtctgtcGAATGAACTTTCACAGaatatccccccaaaaaacaacaacaaaaaaaaactaaaaacaaacaataaacaaactcaaaaaaaaaaaatctgtgtgggTCAGAACAGGGTGCTACTTATTtttgtataaaaaagaaatttgtcttttctttccttttttttttttttgttaaatttttgatGAATATTGCCAAAAGTGCATTTAAGGAGATTGGAAGAAAATCAGCAGAATGGAGaaagtaagtctttttttttttttttttttccaaatttttgatTGTCCTCTGTCTATGCACCCCTAGCTGTTCTTTTCTGTACTGTTCTCGTTTGAAACCAGTTTATTCTATAGTTCTATAATAAGTTTTGATACAATCTCGGCTTCTAAAATGCTGTGTATCCTTAAAATATGTTCTGTAAGAATTAAAACTGAGTCCATAAAAATATTATAGGAAGACGTAAAACTTTAAAAGGCAATTCAAAGATGATGGAAACACACAAGTGGTATCCAAAAATTTTAGGTGAAATTGAGCACCCTAATTTGATAACTAGAGGAATCACCTATAACACTTAGCTTCCCTtaccctgcctctcccctcaaaAGACACAATAACAaacctagattttaaaaaattgtttagagAATGAACTTTTGGGATTTATTGGCAGTAAGGAATGTGTCCAAGACACATGCTGTAGTTCTGAATAAGAAGTGAAACTTTGTCATTTAAATTGAGACCCACCAAGTTCTTGAATTGTTATGAAAGTCCTACATTTGTATAGTTAGAAATCCTTTCTATTGTAATTGTTGGtattatctcctttttaaaaaatgagattgaagTCAGCATGATAAAATAACACTGTTGGCACTTATAGGTAACATGATTGATTCGGTAGCTTAGagtttactgtttgtttttaaataaaggttttttttttttttttcttaagtgcagTATTTCCGTATACTGTAAAAGTTTTAATAACTGAACTATTTGGTCAAGTGTTATATTCCAAGGAAAATTGAAAGTACTCAGAAATTAAAGGTCTTAAGaagtaatctttttttctgagcaacCATATACCCCAAAAGGGAGTAGACCATTTACTCTTAGCCTGGTCCCCCTGACGACTCCATACCACACAAACCCCACAACTTTGAAAGAGATTTCCAAAATTTCATGGAAGCAAAAAGCACATCAATTTATACATGCAGATAAATTTCTCTCAGGATTTTATCTTAGGATTTTAAGAAGGTAGTAGATAGGGGAGGATGACAATCAAGTCATGAAAAATTTGGTCACAAAAATCTCTTTATGATTTCATAGGTCTCTTTATGATTTCATATCTACTTGTTggtatgggggaaaaaagaatcaaaagttTACAGATGCTTGAGAGAAATCGTCTTAAGTATAAGAGACTGAGTTTAGTTAAGCAATCTGGAAAAAGGAAGTTATAAAATGGCCATGTGATTTTGGTCTAAAAGGTGtacctttttctaatttttcaaagctagagtttttttttttccatgcagaaGCAAATAAATTAAAGCTAAATTTTTAAGGCTGTAGTGTAATTAAGATACAACATGATGTTAGTTTTGTGTTGTACGACCTAATGAtcctatatcctcaccaacacttgttattttttgtcttttagataaCAGCTATTTTGACAATTTAAGGTGATAACTATAGTTTTGAgtcatatttccctgatgatgagtgatgttgaacatcttttcatgtgcttgttggccatctggatgctcctgtgggaaaatgtctattcagagcctctgtttatttttaaatcaaatagtgTAGGGTTTTGTTggtgctgctgttgttgttggattgtagaagttctttaaatattttggaaattagcCCCTTAAgggatatatgatttgaaaataatttttctttttttttgaaaataatttttcccattcagtaagttgcctttttattttgttgatgatttattatcctttgcagaagctttttagtttaatgtagtctcattgtttatttttgcttttgtagtcATTGCTTCTATTGTCAGATCCAAAATGATATCTCTTagaccaatgtcaaggaacttaccacctacattttcttctagaagttttatgattTCTGGTCTTATATTCaactctttaatccattttgatttaataattttttcttcatttgtttgcttcaatgtgcaaatatttgtttattggtttttacaaatgtattttgGTAATATATGACAATTTGAAAAACTGGATGGGAATAtataataattcttatttttgcaacttttctgtataactgaaatagttttaaaaataaagttctttaaaatttgcatataagTGTACATTCttcctttctatatatttttatcgTATTCTACTAGGGGCCCtcaggtggcacagtcagtttagcatccaactcttgatttcatctggggttgtgatctcagggttgtgagactgagccctgcattggctcaGTGCTCAAGGcagagtctatttgagattctttctctccctctccctctacctttcacCCTTCTcacgtgcacactctctctctcactctctctttacTAAGTAAAATCTATGTTCCACTGGATTATATGTATTTCTAGGTGAAtagtttttcaaaacaaaactattttgttCACTCATATAGTGAAGTGCAAAAATTTTCATTGTATAAATCGATAAGTTTTTTTAGACCATTAATATTTTTGGAAGgcctaggtggcccagtggttgagcatctgctttggctcagggcatgatcccggggtcccaggattgagtcccacatcaggctccctgcagggagcctgcttctccctctgcctatgtcttgcctctttctctctgtctctcatgaataaataaataaataaaaatatttttttaaaaaaagaattaaaacgtTCCATTTGTCACAAAGCAGATGagcctagagggtattatgttaagtgagataaatcagacaaagacaaatactatatgatttcacttataggtggaatctaaaaaaataaaataaatgaacaaacaaaaaacaaagtactctgtgattccatttatgtgatgTTCAAGAACAGGTATTTATTTAGCTATTGTGAGAGAAGTCAAAATAGTGATTATCTCTTGGGGCATGGTGCGGCTTATTGATTGGGCTGTGGCATGAGAAACTTAGGTTGCTAGTAGCTGTATATTTCAATCAGGATGGTGGTTAcaactgtgtgtatatatatgtgtgtgtttaaaaaatattttttgatttttatttatttattcacgagagacacagagagagagagagagagagagagagaggcagagacacaggcagagggagaagcaggctccatgcagggagcccgatgtgggactctatcctgggaccccaggatcacaccctggaccaaaggcaggcaccaaactgctgagccacccagggatcccctttaattcttttttttatggctgagttatatagatatagatatagatctcACCTCTTTATCCACAATGCCATAGGGTACttgcctttctgtgtctggcttatttatttcagttataatgccctccagattcatccatgttgtatttgtgtttttttccagttttctccttgtaattgatttctagttttacaCCATTGTTGTTGGAAAAGACGTTTGATATGATcttagtcttcttaaatttattgagacttgttttgacACCTAATGTGAAGAACGTTCCAcaggcacttgagaagaatgtgtattctgctgcttttgaGTGGAAtattctgtgtgtctgtgtgtgcgtgtgtgtatttaTCTGGtctaatatgttatttaaaatgtatgtttcccTATTAATTTTCCATCTGGATGATCTATCCTTtaatgtaagtggggtattaaagtcccatactgttattgtattactgtTGATTTCTCTCCCTTATGTCTATTAGTATTTGTTCTATGTATTTAGGTCCTTCTATgctgggtgcataaatattttaaaatattataacttCTTGGTGGATTGACTCCTTTATCACTATGGAGTTCTGTCTTTATTCTAAAGCCTATGTTGTCTGATCTCAGTATAGGTACCTCTAATTTTTGTTGGGTTCTACCTGCATGCCACCTCTTCTTCCATCCCTTCACCTTCAGTCTGTGTACGTCTTTACATCTGAAGTGAGTCTTGTAAGTGGCATACAGATGGATCttgtgttttgtgggttttttaatccatttatccactctgtcttttgattggagaactCAATccatggaaatgtaaattaattctTGACAGATGTGTCCTTTTTGCAAttctgttcattgttttctggctgttttgtggtttctttcttccttttttcttcccttgctctcttgTAGTTTGATGACTTTCTATAGTGTtatgtttagattcctttctcattttcctttgtgtatCTCCTAtggatttttgctttgtggtGACCATAGGGCTCATCTATTACAGTTTAGAAATTTAATGAACTATTTTAGTTGACAGCAGGTTAATGTTGAATGCATTCTAGAACTCTACATTTTTCCTCTCCCTACATGATTATGTTTTAAAGTCACATTCTACATCTTTATGTGTATTCCTTAACTAATTATTAAAGTTACAgttattttgattacttttgCCTTTAAACCTATgtactagctttataagtgatcAGTTCACTGTCTTTCCTGTATATTTACCTTTTGGGGAGAGATTTACACtctcatattttttcttgttcctaATAAGTGCTCTTGCCTTTCAGTTTGAAGAAGCCTCttgaacatttcttgtaaggctggctTAGTGTTGATGAATTCCTTTATCTTGTTTGTCtggaaagctctttatctctcataaTAGTAGTAACCTTATGAGGTAGAATATTCCtggttgtaggtttttttcctttcagcacctTGAATATGTCATACcattcccttctggcctgccaagttccTGCTGAGAAACTTGCTGACAGTTTTATGGGGGTTCCTTTATACTAACAggttgttttctcttgctgcttttaagagtctctctttaaccttaacttttgacattttagttATAATATGTCTGGTGTGAGTCTCTGCATTCCTCTTGTTTGGAACTCTCTGAGCTTCCGTAACccgatgtctgtttcctttcccaggatagggaagttttcagccattatttcttcagttaaggtttctgcccctttctctctctctctcttctccttctggaacctTTAtgatgtgaatgttattatgcttgatgttGAAAATAAATCCCTTAAactatcttcactttttaaaattatctttctttttgctaCTCTTTTCTGATGAGTTCCACTGTCCTGTCTTTTAGtgcactgattctttttttgtgtgtatatattttttattggagttcaatatgccaacatatagcataacacccagtgctcatcccaccaagtaccccctcagtgcccatcacccagtcacccccaccacctgcccacctccgtttccactaccctttgtttgtgtcccagagttagatgtcacTCATGTTcatgtcaccctcactgatatttcccactcattttctctcctttcccctttattccctttcactgttttttatattccccaagtgaatgagaccatataatgtttgtctttctctgattgacttacttcactaagcataataccctccagttccatccacgttggagcaaatggtgggtattcatcgtttctaatggctgaggaatattccgttgtttacatagaccacatcttctgtatccattcatcttttggtggataccgagggtccttccacagtttggctattgtggacattgctgctgtaaacattggggtgcaggtgtcctgccgtttcactgcatctgtacctttggggtaaatccccagtagcaGTGCACTGATTCTAACTTCTGTTTCCTCTAGTCTGTTGTTGAACCTctctactgtatttttaatttcagttgttgtattcttcagctctgtgacttctgtgtGGTACTTTCCTGTGTTCTGTCTTTGGTGAAATTCTCTCAGTGTTCATGCATTCTTCTCCAGagtttggtgagcatctttatgactgCCACCTTGAATTTtttatcaggtaaattacttatctttgtttcctttagttTTGGGGGGGattatcttgttcttttatttggaatGTATTATCCTGTCTCTTAATTTTGCT belongs to Canis lupus familiaris isolate Mischka breed German Shepherd chromosome X, alternate assembly UU_Cfam_GSD_1.0, whole genome shotgun sequence and includes:
- the LOC102155522 gene encoding LOW QUALITY PROTEIN: COUP transcription factor 2-like isoform X4 (The sequence of the model RefSeq protein was modified relative to this genomic sequence to represent the inferred CDS: substituted 1 base at 1 genomic stop codon) codes for the protein MEKVTDTGPPPQDEMPGSQGSQVLQVPPGPDPPPPSAQYEPQTPSKEGPARTLEEMAAGSEGTLGGSSGDKEQRQPPINCLVCGDKSSGKHYGQFTCEGCKSFFKRSVGKNLTFTCQANQDCRVDQYRRNQCQFCRLKKCIDVGMKREAVHRNRMLPAPPPQGQFTLANGEILNSQTNLSGYISLLIHAEPYPLSGSGSQDVQPNDVLILENICEQAARVLFGAVEWARKIPFFPDLEVNDQVALLHLTWCDLFMLNWAQCSMPAQVLPFLAATSLHTSPGSSDQVAVFTENVQMLQDQMEKFKALHVDPAEYSCLKAIILFAPDAPGLSDTVNVESWQEKSQCALEQYVRRQYSNQPMRFGKLLLRLTSLRAVPSSVVEQLFFVHLVGKTPIKILIRDILLSGGSGNXPYMAIKKNKTKRRGTEAEKEKRQNTGLFKFFC